The following nucleotide sequence is from Mesorhizobium sp. J8.
ATGATTGAGCATCCGGTAGCCAGCGCGGCCCCGATCTTGCGGATCGTCTGCGACACCGGGAAGTTCCATGGCGTGAACGCCGCGACCGGCCCGACCGGCTCGCGCACGACCAGCTGATGGACGTTGCTGGCTCTCGCCGGCACGATGCGCCCATAGGTGCGGCGCCCCTCCTCCGCGAACCAGTCGAGGATATCGGCCGACGCCATAACTTCGATCGTCGCCTCGCTCAGCGGCTTGCCCTGTTCCAGGCTGAGCAGGCCGGCGATCCTGCCGGCACGCTCGCGCATCAGCCGCGCCGCCTCACGGATCACCTTTCCGCGCTCGAAGGCCGAGACCTTGCGCCAGATCCTGAAGCCGCGTTCGGCCGCCGCAAGCGCCCTGTCGAGATCGGCTGCGCTTGCCATGGCGACCGAGCCGATGATTTCGTCGGTGGCCGGGTTGCGAACCTCGAGCGTCTTGCCGCCAACGGCCGGCCTCCACTCGCCGTCAATGAAAAGCCCGACCTCGGGATACATGGTTTTGCCCTGTCTGATGGTGATTGTCATGGAGCCAAGCCTCAGAGCGAGAGGCTCTCCCTTGTGTCTTCGATGGCGAGGAAAAGCGCGCGGACGAGTTCGTCGATCTGGTCCGGCTCGATGATGTAAGGCGGGCAGAGCGCCAGCACGTCGCCCATGTTGCGCAGGATGATGCCGCGTTGCCGGCAGGCGCGTTCGACTTGAGCGCCCACCCTGGCCTCGGCCGGAAAGCCCTGTTTCGTGCGCCGGTCGGCGACCAGCTCGACGCCGGCCAGCAGGCCGACGCCACGGACCTCGCCGACCATCGGATGATCGGCGAGCGCGTCGCGCAGCGCTGCCAACATCCGCGCGCCCAGTATCCGAGCGCGGGCGACGACATCGATCTCGTGATAGATGCGCAAGGCTTCGGCGGCGACGGCCGAGGCGACAGGATGGCCCGAATAGGTGAAGCCATGTCCGAAGACGCCGTTGCGGTGCGCTTCGTCCGCAATCGACTGATAGGTCGCGTCCGACACGACCACGGCGGCGATCGGCAGGTAGCCCGAGGACAATCCCTTGGCGACCGAGAACATGTCTGGCTTGAAATCGAAGGTCTGGCTGCCGAACCAGTTGCCGGTCCTTCCGAAGCCGCAGACCACTTCGTCGGCCAGAAGCAGGATGTCGTGCTTGTCGAGCAGCTTGCGCAGCCTGGGGAAGTAACCTTGCGGCGGCACGATGACACCGCCCGCTCCCATCACCGGCTCGGCGATCATGGCGGCGATCGTATCTGGCCCGGCCGCCAGGATCATCGCCTCCAGTTCGCCGATCAGGCGGTCCGTGAACGCCTCCTCGCTCTCGCTCTCCTGTCCTTCCCGGTAGAAATGCGGCTTGCCGGCATAGAGGATGTCGTCGGTGCTCATGCCGAATGAGCGGTGCATATGCGGCAGGCCGCTCAGCACCGCGCCCATCACCGTGCTGCCATGGAAGGCTCCGCTGCGGCTGATGATGCGCCGCTTCCCGGGCTTGCCGCGCGCCGCCTGATAGTACCAGGCGAGCTTGATCATGGAATCGTTGGCTTCCGAGCCCGAATTGGCCAGGAATATCCTGCAATCCGGAATGGGCGAGACCGCCGCGAGCTGCTCGATCAGGTCGATGCAGGGCTCGTTCGAACGATGGTTGAAGGTGTGATAGTTGGCGAGCTTGGCGAATTGCGCGGCCGCCGCGGCGGCCAGCCTATTGTCGTTGAAGCCGAGCGATGCCGTCCATAGGCCAGCCATGCCTTCGATATAGCGGTTGCCGGCATCGTCGCGGACATAGACGCCGTCGCCGCCGGAGATGATCAGCGGCCCATCCTGCTCGTGCCGCCGCGGGTCCGTCTGCGAATGCAGATGCAGGCTCATGTCGATCGGCCGAGCCGAATTGTGCAGCATTTCCTGTTCCCTGGAGCCGGATGATTGTTCTTGCGGCTCAACCAAATATCTTATAACTTATAAGTTGTCGAGGGTCGATAAACCGAAATGGAGGAGATTGAGCATGGCGTCCTCAGGCGCGGGCCGATGGCCGAGCAACAGCGGCGATGACGAGATCTCGGACGAGCAGGCTGCCCGACTGCGCGAGCGCGCCCGCTTCGTGCGGCTGGAGACGATCCGGCTGATTTCGATCGCCAAGGTCGGCCACTATTCGTCAGTTTTCTCCTGCGCCGAGATCTTCTCGACGCTCTACTACGACACGATGCGGCTGCGCCGCGGCGAGCCGGGCTGGCCGGATCGGGACCGCTTCCTGATGGGCAAGGGCCATGCGGCGGTCGGCCAGTTTCCGATCCTGGCCGACCTCGATTTCTTCGACCGTTCCTGGCTCGACGATTACACCCGCCTCGGCAGCCCGCTCGGCGATCACCCCGATATGCGCAAGGTGCCCGGCGTCGATTTCAGCTCCGGCTCGATCGGCCATGCCCTGTCCAACGGCGTCGGCATGGCGCTCGGCGGTCGCTTCCACGGAAAGGGCTTCAACGTCTTTGTCCTGCTCGGCGACGGCGAGATGCAGGAGGGCCAGGTGTGGGAGGCCGCGATCAGCGCCGCCACCCATCGCTTGAGCAAGCTCGTCGCGATCGTCGACCGCAACGGATACCAGCTCGACGGCAAGGTCGACGATGTCGCCGCGGTCGAGCCGCTGGACGAGAAGTGGCGCGCCTTCGGCTGGGAAGTGCATGAGGTCGACGGCCACGACGTCGTCGCGCTCGCCAACCTGCTGCGCAAGGTCAAGGCCGACACCAGCCGAGAAAAGCCCTGCTGCATCATCGCCAGGACGGTCAAAGGCAAAGGCATCGACTACATGGAAACCGAACCCGGCTGGCATCTCGGCTATCTCGCGCCGGAAGACGAAGCGCGCGCCCGCGCCATGATCCTGGAAGGTGCGGAATGAGCGCGGCCCTGCATCCCGACAGCTGGCAGTACCGCGAGCTCAACAAGCGCGCGCCCTCGCTGGCAACCCTCGCCGACACTTTGATCGAGCTCGCCGAAGCCGGCCATCCGGTCGTCGCTGGCACCGCCGACCTGCAGCACTCCAACGGGCTCGTCGGCTTCGCGCGGCGCTTTCCCGAACGCTTCACGCAATTCGGCATCTCCGAGCAGAACATGGTCTCGGCCGCAGCCGGCATGGCGACGACCGGGGTCATGCCTTATGTCGCCACCTTCGCGTCGTTCCTCGCGCTGCTCTGTTGCGAGCAGATCCGCATGGACGTCGCCTATTGCGCACAGCCGGTCCGTCTGATCGGTCACCACACCGGCATTTCGCTCGGCTTCTACGGCACCTCGCACCACGCGACGGAAGACATCGCCATCATGCGCTCGATCGCCGACCTCACCGTCGTCTCGACCGCGGATGGCCCGCAGTTCGCCGCGGCGCTGCGCGCTTCCGTCAATCATCCGCAGCCCATCTATTTCCGCATCTCGCGCGGCCACGATCCCGTCGTTTACCCCGACGACGCGCCGTTCGAATTCGGCAAGGCGGTGGTCCATGGCATCGGCAACGACCTCACCATCATCGCCTGCGGCATGGCGGTGCACTCTTCCAAACAGGCGATGGAGGCCTTGAACGACAAGGGCCACTCCGTCGGCCTCATCGACATGCATACGATCAAGCCGCTCGACCGCGCGGCGGTGATGCAGGCCGCACGCAAGTCGCGCATCATCCTCACCGTCGAGGAGCACAATATCCTCGGCGGCCTGGGTGGCGCCGTAGCCGAAGTCCTGGCAGAGGAAGGTGGCGGCGCACGGCTAGTCCGGCATGGCATCAAGGACGAGTACAGCCTCATCGCGCCGCCGACCCATCTCTACCGTCACTACAAGCTCGATGCTGCGGGTGTCGAAAGCGTCGCGCAATCCCTGCTAGCTTAGCAGGCCGACAATACAAGGAGAGAAAAAGCGTCTATTGGTTATATCTTGTAGAATCACCGCCGGCAGAAGACGCCAGACAACAATGCCGAGGAGACCTTTGCCATGAACATTCAGCCGCTTGAGCAAGGCAATCTGTCCGCGCGCGCTTATGTCGCCCTTCGGGAAGGGTTGATCGCGGGGCAGTTCCGGCCGGGCCAGCGCCTTGTGATGCAGGATCTTGCCGACCAGCTCGGCACCAGCGTCACCCCTGCCCGCGAAGCTTGCCTGCGGCTGGTCAGCGAGCGCGGCCTGGAGCTGCGCTCGGGTCGCTTCGTCACCGTGCCGGCGCTGACTCTGGCGCGCTACATGGAGGTGCGCACCATAAGGCTCGCGCTGGAAGGCCTCGCCGCCGGGCTCGCGGCGCAGAACGCGACGAAGGATGACATCGATACGCTGACCGCCATCCAGAAAGTGTTCGAGAAAGCGGACCGAGCCGGCGATCCGGAACTCTCATTCCGCTACAACCGCGACTTCCATTTCACCGTCTACCGGCTTTCCGGCATGGAAATGCTTGTCGCCCATATCGAGAGCCTGTGGGTTTCGATGGGGCCGATGCTGACCGTCTTCTTCAAGGAAGGCGAGCATAAATATGTCGGCGCCGCCGAGCACATGACGGTGATCGAGGGCTTGCGCGAGAAGAATTCGGAAAAGGCCCGCGCCGCGATGGAGCGGGACCTCATCCTGGGCGGCGAGGATTTCCTGCGCTTCCTGCAGGAACACGAAGGCTTCGTGGCGCCCTGACCCTAGAGCAATTCCAGGAAAAGTGTGAGCGGTTTTCCGTCCGGAATTGCGTAAAACAAAGAGATGGGGTGTTTCGCCGTTTCATTGAAACGGTGAAACGCACCCGTCAGGCTTGCAGCCGCGCGACCGCTGCCAAAGCCTCGTTCGTAACCGACAGCGCCTCGTCGATATCGGCCTCCCGGTGGGCAGCCGACAGGAACAGCGTGTGCGCCGGATGCAGGTAGACACCGCGGGCGAGCGCTTCCAGGCAGAACGTGTCGCCGAGCCTCCGATCCACATCGTTCTCAAACAAAAGCACCGGCATCTGCACCGGCCCGCTTTGCCGCAAGGGCACGCCGTGTTTTCGCGCCTGCGCATCGAGGCCGTCGCGGAAGCGCTGGCCCATGGCCCGCATATGCGCCACCGCGTCGACCGCGCTGAGCTTCCGGATCGTGGCGATGGCCGCCGCCATCGACACGCCGGCGGTCCAGAAAGAGCCTGTCGTGAAGATGCGCGTCGCTCCCTCGCGGAAACGATCGTTGCCGGTGACGGCGGCCAGCGCATGGCCGTTGGCGATCGCCTTGCTCCAGGCGGCCATGTCGGGCCGCACGCCGACCGGTTCCCAACTGCCGCCCATATCGAGGCGGAAGCCGGCGCGCACGTCATCGACGATCAGCGCTGCATCGGCGGCGTCGGCGAGCGCCCGCGCCTTTCGCGCGAACGCTGCGGTCGGCAATTCATGCGGCTTGCCAAGGTCGTGCTTGAAGGCCGAGACGAGGATCGCAGCGAGATCACCCCTGCACTGCTCGGCCGCCACATCGAGGCTCTCGACGTTGTTGTAATCGTAATAGACCAGATGCGCGCGGTCTTCCTGGGTAACGCCCGCAACTGATGGCGAGCACCACGGAATGGCGCCGTGATAGGCGCCGCGCGCGACCAGGATCTTGCGGCGCCCGGTGCCCGCGCGGGCGATCGTCAGGCAGGCCGTCGTGGCGTCCGTGCCGTTCTTCGAGAACATCGCCCAGTCGGCATGCGGGACGGTCTCGACCATCAGTTCCGCCAATTCGACAAGCCGTTCGCTCGGCCCGTTCATCGCATCGCCAAGCGCGCGCTGCCTGTCGGCCGCCGCCTCGACGTCGGCGTCGCCATGGCCCAGGATCATCGGCCCCCAGCCGCAGAGGAAATCAATGTACTCGCGCCCGTCCACGTCCCAGGTGCGGCACCCTTGGGCACGCGAGAAATATTGCGGATAGCCGACCGGCAGGCGCGGTGCATTCTGATGCCCCCACATGCCGCCCGGAATGACGCGCTTTGCCCGGACACGCAAGGCGCCGTCGATGCTCTTCGAATGCTGGTCCATGCAAGGATGCCCCCGTCCGGCGTCGTTCCGCCCGACTCGCCAAGACTTGTTTGCAGCATTCGATATATCATGTATCATCCCCACACAATAGTTTGGGACGCGGAGAAAATGCAGCCTATCATCGGCGTCGTTGCCGACGACCTCACCGGCGGCATGGAAACGGCAGCGATGCTGGTGGCGCTCGGCGTCGATTGCGGCTTCGTGACCAGGGCCGCCCTGGTCCGGCATTTCGCCGATTCGCCAGCTGTCGTCGTCGCGCAGAAGACCCGCGTCGTTTCCGCCGCCGAGGCCGTGCGGAAATCGGAAGAAGCGGCGCAGCGGCTGCTCGACATCGGCGCGAGGCGGCTGTTCTTCAAATATTGCGCCACCTTCGATTCGACCGACGACGGCAATATCGGTCCGGTGGCCGACAGTCTGCTGGCCCTGACGCGGGCTTCCCATACCGGCTTTTGTCCGAGCTCCGGAGATCTCGCGCGCAGCGTCTTCCAGGGCCATCTCTTCGTCGGCGCGCAGCTCGTTTCGGAATCGCCGAAACGGCACGATCCGCTCACCCCGATGACCGATCCCAACCTGGTGCGCGTGCTGCAGCGGCAGTCGAAGCTCCCTGTCGGCCTGTTGCCGCACAATGTCGTGCGGGCGGAGCCCGCCAGCCGTCAAGCCTATCTCGACCACCTGGTCGCGCAAGGTGTCCGGCACGTCATCATGGACGCTATCTATGCGGAAGATCTTGCCGCGGTCGCCGCGCTGACCGTCGACTGGCCGCTGATGACCGGCAACGCGCCGGTCGTCCGCCACTACCCGGCGCTCTGGCGCAAGCGCGGCTGGCTGAACGACGCGCCGCCGAAGCGCCCTCTGCCGGCGGTCGAAAGCCCCGGTGTCGTGCTGGCAGGCAGTTGCGCCGAACGGACGTTGGAGCAGCTCGCCGCGTTCGAACGGACAAGGCCTGTGCACCGCATCGACATCGCTTCGGTCGCAAGCGTCGATGCGGCGGTCGGGAAGGCGCTCGACTGGGCGGGCACACATCTTGAAGGCGGCCCGATCGCGATCGCCACCTCCGCCGGCCCCGAGCAGGTCGGCGCCGCACAGGCAAGACATGGGCGCGAAGGCGCGGCAAGCTTCGCCGAGGCCATTCTTGGCCGGCTCTCCGTGCAACTGCGCAAGCGCGGCGTCCGGCGCTTCCTCGTCGCCGGCGGCGAGACGTCCGGCACGGTCGTCGAGCAGCTTGGAATAGATCGCCTGAGGATCGGCGCCTACCAGGGTCCAGGCATCGCGCGCGCGACGACGGAAGAAGGCGAGATCGTTGCGCTCAGCCTCAAATCGGGAAAGCTGGGCCCGGTGGACATGTTCCTGCCGACGCTGGAATCCATGCGGCATCCGGAGCACTGATGATCGACGAAGGCAATCTTCCCAACGCCATTGTCGAAACGGTCCGCCGTCTGCAGGACAAGGGCTTCAATCACGGCAACAGCGGCAATGTGAGCCGCCGCCTATCTGGCGGCATGCTGATCACCCCGACCGGAGCAAACAGCGCCAATCTCACGCCGGACCGGCTCGTCCATGTCGATGCCGCCGGCGTCGTGACGGGTGAATGCATCCCATCCAGCGAATGGCACATGCACGCCGCGATCCTCAATGCCTACCCAGCGGCCAACGCGGTGATCCATACCCATGCCGATGCCTGCGTGGCGCTCGCCTGCCTGCGCAAGCCGCTGCCGTCTTTCCATTACATGGTCGCGGCCTTCGGCGGCACCGATGTGCGCTGCGCCCGCTACGCCACCTTCGGCACGGTCGACCTCGGCGCATCGGCGGTCGAGGCGCTCAAGGATCGCACCGCCTGCCTGCTCGCCAATCACGGCATGATCGCCATCGGCAAGACACTGGAAGCCGCCTTCCAGACCACGGTGAAACTGGAGACGCTGGCGCGTCAGTATCTGATGGCGTTGCAGGTCGGCGAGCCAGCCCTGCTTCCCGAAGCGGAAATGGAGCGGGTCGGAAAACGATACGGCAACTACGGAACGGGTTTGTTGCCGGGCTAGCAAGCACGGAGGCACCGTTCTTATGAACTGGATTTTCGAATGGCTGCGGGCGCGCGATATGGACAGGTCCGGCGGCGTATGATCTTGAGAACCATTGGCCAGATGCGAGAAGCGAGTCCGCTGACGAATGCAGAACCTGCCTGAGATCCAGGCGACGAGCCTGTCTTCGCAGATCTACCTGCGTCTTCGCCAGGAGCTGATGTCGGCGCGCCTCCATCCCGGCGACCGGCTGAAGATCCGCGATCTCGCCCAGCAGCTCGGCACCAGCGAAACGCCGGTGCGCGAGGCCATCTTCCAACTCGTCAAGGACGGCGCGCTGGAAATGAAGCCGGGCTACTACATCCGCGTGCGGCGGATCAGCCTCAAGGAATATTTGGAGCTGCGCGACATACGGCTGGTGCTCGAGCCTTATGCCGCGGCAAAGGCAATGCCGCATATCGACGAGCCGTTCCTCAAGACCCTCGAGGATATCCACCACAAGCTGATCGAGGCCGAGCGCACCAAAGATTACGCGGCCGCACTGCAGTACAATTACGACTTCCACTTCGCGGTCCATCGCAAATCGGAAATGCCGCATCTGATCGAGATGATCGAGAGATTGTGGATCCAGGCCGGCCCGCTGCTCAGCCTGCTCTACCCGCATGGCCACCCGACCTATGAAGGCCAGCACCAGCACGTCAACGTGATCGCCGCCCTGCGCGCCAAGGACGAGGCGGCGCTGCGGCACGCCTTCGAGCAGGACCTGATCGAAGGCGGCCGCAAATTCGTCGAGCACCTCGCCGCCATCGAGAGCAAGGAAGACGCCGAAGACGAGCCGCCACGGCGGTCGCGGCGCTAGAGCAATTCCAGGAAAAGTGTGAGCGGTTTTCCGTCTGCATAAAAACAAAGAGCTAGAGCGGTTCGCCGTTTCCGTGAAACGGTGAACCGCTCTAGCCGGCACCTTTCAGAAAACCCGACATCAAGGCCCCGCTCCGCCCGATGAAATCTCCGGACGGGCCGCGGGTACACAGCCTTTTCGCCGCGCTCCAACGCTTTCGTCCGCCCTGTTTTCACCGCTCGCCACGCGGCGCGGAAACCTCATTATGCAAGCTTGCGACCTTGATCATATATGATATATTCTATTTCCAGAGTTCAAAAATAAGGGGAGAACAATGAAGCTTCGCAATGGGATTCTGGGACTGGCGCTCGGCCTTTTGATGGGCGGCGTCTCCCACTCGGCCTTCGCCGACGACGCGTCCACCTTCGTCTATGCCGATGCCGGCGAGCCGAGCACCATCGATCCGGCCAAGGCCAATGTGAACTGGGAGTTCACGGTCACCCGCAACATCTACGATCGCCTCGTCGACTTCGACCTCTCCGATCCGTCCAAATTGCTGCCGGCGCTGGCGACGGAATGGACGCAGGACGGCAAGGTCTGGACCTTCAAGCTGCGCGACGGCGTCACCTTCCACGACGGCACCGCCTTCGACGCCAACGACGTCAAGGCGACGCTCGACCGGCTGCTGAAGATCGGCCAGGGCCAGTCCTATCTGGTCGACGACATCGCCAGCGTCACCGTGGTCGATCCCAAGACCGTCAAGATCGAGACCAAGGCGCCGACCGTCTTCCTCGCCTCGAACCTCAGCCGCATCGAGATGCTGTCCGACGAGGACATCGCCAAGCACAAGGACGACCTCGGCCAGGCCTGGTTCAACGAGAACGCCAACGGGACCGGCCCCTACGAATTCGTGTCCTGGACGCGCGGCACGCAGATCGAGCTGAAGCGCAACGACAAATGGTGGGGCAAGTTCCCGGAAAAGCCCTTCGACCGCGTGCTCGACCGTTTCGTCACCGACGGCGCCAACCGCGCCCGTGGCCTTGAAGGCGGCGAGTTCGATCTCGCCAATTTCGTGCCGCTTGACGAGGCGCTGCGTATCGGCACCAGCAGCGGCTTCCATCTCGTCGAAGGCAATAATCTGTGGGCCTGGCCGGCGATCTATCTCAACATGGATCTGGCGCCGACCAACAACAAGGATTTCCGCGAGGCGCTGGTCAAGGCGTTCGACTACAACGCTATGGTGCAGTCCTTCCAGGGCAAGGCCGAAGTCGGCCGCGGCCCGGTCCCGTCCTGGTTCCCCGGCAGCCCGGAAAAGGAAGAGGCCGAGATCAAGACCGACCTCGACGGTGCCAAGGCAGCACTTGCCAAATCGGGGCTCGCCAACGCCAAGATGAAATGCTCGGTGCCCGCCGGTTTCCCGGAATTCCGCTTCGCCGCGACCGTGCTTCAATCCTCGGCCCAGCAGCTTGGCGTCACCGTCGAGATCGAGGAGCAGCCCTTCGTCGAGGCGATCACCGCCATCAAATCCGACAAGAGCAACTGCTTCGTGCTCGGCA
It contains:
- a CDS encoding GntR family transcriptional regulator; this translates as MQNLPEIQATSLSSQIYLRLRQELMSARLHPGDRLKIRDLAQQLGTSETPVREAIFQLVKDGALEMKPGYYIRVRRISLKEYLELRDIRLVLEPYAAAKAMPHIDEPFLKTLEDIHHKLIEAERTKDYAAALQYNYDFHFAVHRKSEMPHLIEMIERLWIQAGPLLSLLYPHGHPTYEGQHQHVNVIAALRAKDEAALRHAFEQDLIEGGRKFVEHLAAIESKEDAEDEPPRRSRR
- a CDS encoding aminotransferase, which translates into the protein MLHNSARPIDMSLHLHSQTDPRRHEQDGPLIISGGDGVYVRDDAGNRYIEGMAGLWTASLGFNDNRLAAAAAAQFAKLANYHTFNHRSNEPCIDLIEQLAAVSPIPDCRIFLANSGSEANDSMIKLAWYYQAARGKPGKRRIISRSGAFHGSTVMGAVLSGLPHMHRSFGMSTDDILYAGKPHFYREGQESESEEAFTDRLIGELEAMILAAGPDTIAAMIAEPVMGAGGVIVPPQGYFPRLRKLLDKHDILLLADEVVCGFGRTGNWFGSQTFDFKPDMFSVAKGLSSGYLPIAAVVVSDATYQSIADEAHRNGVFGHGFTYSGHPVASAVAAEALRIYHEIDVVARARILGARMLAALRDALADHPMVGEVRGVGLLAGVELVADRRTKQGFPAEARVGAQVERACRQRGIILRNMGDVLALCPPYIIEPDQIDELVRALFLAIEDTRESLSL
- a CDS encoding ABC transporter substrate-binding protein, giving the protein MGGVSHSAFADDASTFVYADAGEPSTIDPAKANVNWEFTVTRNIYDRLVDFDLSDPSKLLPALATEWTQDGKVWTFKLRDGVTFHDGTAFDANDVKATLDRLLKIGQGQSYLVDDIASVTVVDPKTVKIETKAPTVFLASNLSRIEMLSDEDIAKHKDDLGQAWFNENANGTGPYEFVSWTRGTQIELKRNDKWWGKFPEKPFDRVLDRFVTDGANRARGLEGGEFDLANFVPLDEALRIGTSSGFHLVEGNNLWAWPAIYLNMDLAPTNNKDFREALVKAFDYNAMVQSFQGKAEVGRGPVPSWFPGSPEKEEAEIKTDLDGAKAALAKSGLANAKMKCSVPAGFPEFRFAATVLQSSAQQLGVTVEIEEQPFVEAITAIKSDKSNCFVLGNANLSPSDATKFFSAHYLKGGFYNSGKFFDQTLQDLVAKLPTISDAAERGKLLKQAADIVVDSHYIIWTARPKTVVPEPDRIGGYRIDPAEYINARFWEMYSK
- a CDS encoding transketolase — its product is MASSGAGRWPSNSGDDEISDEQAARLRERARFVRLETIRLISIAKVGHYSSVFSCAEIFSTLYYDTMRLRRGEPGWPDRDRFLMGKGHAAVGQFPILADLDFFDRSWLDDYTRLGSPLGDHPDMRKVPGVDFSSGSIGHALSNGVGMALGGRFHGKGFNVFVLLGDGEMQEGQVWEAAISAATHRLSKLVAIVDRNGYQLDGKVDDVAAVEPLDEKWRAFGWEVHEVDGHDVVALANLLRKVKADTSREKPCCIIARTVKGKGIDYMETEPGWHLGYLAPEDEARARAMILEGAE
- a CDS encoding transketolase family protein codes for the protein MSAALHPDSWQYRELNKRAPSLATLADTLIELAEAGHPVVAGTADLQHSNGLVGFARRFPERFTQFGISEQNMVSAAAGMATTGVMPYVATFASFLALLCCEQIRMDVAYCAQPVRLIGHHTGISLGFYGTSHHATEDIAIMRSIADLTVVSTADGPQFAAALRASVNHPQPIYFRISRGHDPVVYPDDAPFEFGKAVVHGIGNDLTIIACGMAVHSSKQAMEALNDKGHSVGLIDMHTIKPLDRAAVMQAARKSRIILTVEEHNILGGLGGAVAEVLAEEGGGARLVRHGIKDEYSLIAPPTHLYRHYKLDAAGVESVAQSLLA
- the otnK gene encoding 3-oxo-tetronate kinase — its product is MQPIIGVVADDLTGGMETAAMLVALGVDCGFVTRAALVRHFADSPAVVVAQKTRVVSAAEAVRKSEEAAQRLLDIGARRLFFKYCATFDSTDDGNIGPVADSLLALTRASHTGFCPSSGDLARSVFQGHLFVGAQLVSESPKRHDPLTPMTDPNLVRVLQRQSKLPVGLLPHNVVRAEPASRQAYLDHLVAQGVRHVIMDAIYAEDLAAVAALTVDWPLMTGNAPVVRHYPALWRKRGWLNDAPPKRPLPAVESPGVVLAGSCAERTLEQLAAFERTRPVHRIDIASVASVDAAVGKALDWAGTHLEGGPIAIATSAGPEQVGAAQARHGREGAASFAEAILGRLSVQLRKRGVRRFLVAGGETSGTVVEQLGIDRLRIGAYQGPGIARATTEEGEIVALSLKSGKLGPVDMFLPTLESMRHPEH
- a CDS encoding aminotransferase class III-fold pyridoxal phosphate-dependent enzyme, whose protein sequence is MDQHSKSIDGALRVRAKRVIPGGMWGHQNAPRLPVGYPQYFSRAQGCRTWDVDGREYIDFLCGWGPMILGHGDADVEAAADRQRALGDAMNGPSERLVELAELMVETVPHADWAMFSKNGTDATTACLTIARAGTGRRKILVARGAYHGAIPWCSPSVAGVTQEDRAHLVYYDYNNVESLDVAAEQCRGDLAAILVSAFKHDLGKPHELPTAAFARKARALADAADAALIVDDVRAGFRLDMGGSWEPVGVRPDMAAWSKAIANGHALAAVTGNDRFREGATRIFTTGSFWTAGVSMAAAIATIRKLSAVDAVAHMRAMGQRFRDGLDAQARKHGVPLRQSGPVQMPVLLFENDVDRRLGDTFCLEALARGVYLHPAHTLFLSAAHREADIDEALSVTNEALAAVARLQA
- a CDS encoding class II aldolase/adducin family protein, with protein sequence MIDEGNLPNAIVETVRRLQDKGFNHGNSGNVSRRLSGGMLITPTGANSANLTPDRLVHVDAAGVVTGECIPSSEWHMHAAILNAYPAANAVIHTHADACVALACLRKPLPSFHYMVAAFGGTDVRCARYATFGTVDLGASAVEALKDRTACLLANHGMIAIGKTLEAAFQTTVKLETLARQYLMALQVGEPALLPEAEMERVGKRYGNYGTGLLPG
- a CDS encoding GntR family transcriptional regulator: MNIQPLEQGNLSARAYVALREGLIAGQFRPGQRLVMQDLADQLGTSVTPAREACLRLVSERGLELRSGRFVTVPALTLARYMEVRTIRLALEGLAAGLAAQNATKDDIDTLTAIQKVFEKADRAGDPELSFRYNRDFHFTVYRLSGMEMLVAHIESLWVSMGPMLTVFFKEGEHKYVGAAEHMTVIEGLREKNSEKARAAMERDLILGGEDFLRFLQEHEGFVAP